A window of bacterium contains these coding sequences:
- a CDS encoding DUF1559 domain-containing protein, translating into MRRTGFTLIELLVVIAIIAILAAILFPVFAKAREKARQSSCLANGKQVGLALMSYAQDYDESLPQSWVDADASGDGTSGVDYTWRGSVLAYCKNAQIFQCPSKKLSSPFGSVPDYGYNSGYGMNEVHWANAGSTCEPPAAQSLGSIQYPAQCVLLMETEGSQSVSNTDGADVHGVNSEFTKAAYPALYRHNDGSNFVYCDGHSKWNKINNIKCATGNCEYSISGN; encoded by the coding sequence ATGCGACGGACCGGTTTCACACTCATCGAGCTGCTGGTGGTCATAGCCATCATCGCTATCCTGGCAGCCATCCTCTTCCCGGTGTTCGCGAAGGCCCGGGAGAAGGCGCGGCAAAGCAGTTGTCTGGCCAACGGCAAGCAGGTCGGCCTAGCACTCATGTCGTACGCGCAGGACTACGACGAGTCGCTGCCCCAGAGCTGGGTTGACGCTGACGCCAGCGGCGACGGCACCTCGGGCGTAGACTACACCTGGCGCGGCTCGGTCCTGGCGTACTGCAAGAATGCCCAGATCTTCCAGTGCCCCAGCAAGAAGCTCTCCAGCCCGTTCGGCAGCGTCCCGGACTATGGCTACAACTCTGGCTACGGCATGAATGAAGTGCACTGGGCCAATGCCGGCTCCACGTGCGAGCCGCCGGCCGCTCAGTCGCTGGGTTCCATCCAGTACCCCGCGCAGTGTGTGCTGCTGATGGAGACTGAAGGCAGCCAGTCCGTCTCCAATACCGACGGCGCGGATGTCCATGGTGTGAACAGCGAGTTCACGAAGGCCGCCTACCCGGCGCTGTACCGCCACAACGACGGCAGCAACTTCGTGTACTGCGATGGCCACTCCAAGTGGAACAAGATCAACAACATCAAGTGCGCCACCGGGAACTGCGAGTACAGCATCAGCGGCAACTAA
- the budA gene encoding acetolactate decarboxylase: protein MRTVRLALVTLLLAGSMALAQDRETLFQVSTLDALLAGVFDRAISVGELRQHGDTGLGCFEAVDGEMVVLDGRVYQVRADGSVHRATSHMGSPFAAVTYLDRDSEVRLDQPLDLKGLAALALGKLPSRNLFCVLRLDGEFAYVKTRSVPRQHKPYPKLLDVAAKQPTFEFREVKGSLVGLYCPYYVAGSNMPGFHWHFLNEARTGGGHLLECKLTRGTLWLDPTPRYTLSLPQNDAFLQAQTAAPDTAGAQQVEQDRK, encoded by the coding sequence ATGCGGACCGTACGACTGGCCTTGGTGACGCTCCTGCTGGCGGGCTCGATGGCGCTGGCCCAGGACCGCGAGACGCTCTTCCAGGTCTCGACCCTCGACGCGCTGCTGGCGGGCGTGTTCGACCGCGCCATCAGTGTGGGCGAGCTGCGCCAGCATGGCGACACCGGCCTGGGTTGCTTCGAGGCAGTGGACGGGGAGATGGTTGTGCTCGACGGAAGGGTCTACCAGGTGCGGGCCGACGGGTCGGTGCACCGGGCCACGAGCCACATGGGCAGCCCCTTCGCGGCAGTCACGTATCTCGACCGTGACAGTGAGGTGCGGCTGGATCAGCCTCTGGACCTCAAGGGGCTCGCGGCCCTGGCCCTGGGAAAGCTGCCGAGCCGGAACCTCTTCTGCGTGCTGCGGCTGGACGGGGAGTTCGCGTACGTGAAGACCCGGAGCGTGCCGCGCCAGCACAAGCCCTATCCGAAGCTGCTGGACGTGGCAGCCAAGCAGCCGACCTTCGAGTTCCGCGAGGTGAAGGGGAGCCTGGTGGGGCTGTACTGCCCGTACTACGTGGCCGGGTCCAACATGCCCGGCTTCCACTGGCACTTCCTGAACGAGGCGCGGACCGGCGGGGGGCACCTGCTGGAGTGCAAGCTGACGCGGGGCACGCTGTGGCTGGACCCGACGCCGCGCTACACGCTGTCGCTGCCCCAGAACGACGCTTTCCTGCAGGCGCAGACCGCCGCGCCGGACACGGCCGGGGCGCAGCAGGTGGAGCAGGACCGGAAGTAA
- a CDS encoding TIM barrel protein yields MAPFRIACHLIQYAGREKQEPEWVLDNVAAAGYEGCEGFGPQTAEELVQTATLAAQRGLHLINVGGPTPEDKVRFNATLGNSAVEVPAARKQSPTPSDADFAAAAAGLADIIALCQQHHMKPFHHAHIGTFIETKEDADRLLAAAPGLELLLDTGHLTCAGSDALATLWAHRDRIGHVHLKDFWAVDPPTWHWPGSKFGEAGWFKELGDGNMGLDVPGVLTALEEIGYDGWVSVELDRATVPMEEAARKNRDYLRSLGY; encoded by the coding sequence ATGGCGCCATTCAGAATCGCCTGTCATCTCATCCAGTATGCCGGCCGGGAGAAGCAAGAGCCGGAGTGGGTGCTGGACAACGTCGCTGCGGCGGGCTACGAGGGCTGCGAGGGCTTCGGCCCGCAGACGGCCGAGGAACTGGTGCAGACCGCCACGTTGGCGGCGCAGCGGGGACTGCACCTGATCAATGTGGGCGGGCCGACGCCCGAGGACAAGGTGCGGTTCAACGCGACCCTGGGCAACAGCGCGGTGGAAGTCCCGGCCGCGCGGAAGCAGTCCCCCACGCCGAGCGACGCCGATTTCGCCGCGGCGGCCGCGGGTCTGGCCGACATCATCGCCCTGTGCCAGCAGCATCACATGAAGCCCTTCCATCACGCGCACATCGGCACGTTCATTGAGACCAAGGAGGATGCCGACCGGCTGCTGGCCGCGGCGCCGGGGCTGGAGCTGCTGCTGGACACGGGCCACCTGACATGCGCGGGCTCGGACGCGCTGGCGACGCTGTGGGCGCACCGGGACCGCATCGGCCATGTGCACCTCAAGGACTTCTGGGCCGTGGACCCGCCGACGTGGCACTGGCCGGGGAGCAAGTTCGGCGAGGCGGGCTGGTTCAAGGAGCTGGGGGATGGCAACATGGGGCTCGACGTACCCGGCGTGCTGACGGCGCTGGAGGAGATCGGGTACGACGGGTGGGTGTCGGTGGAGCTGGACCGGGCGACAGTGCCGATGGAAGAGGCGGCCCGCAAGAACCGGGACTACCTGCGCAGCCTGGGGTACTGA
- a CDS encoding OprO/OprP family phosphate-selective porin, which yields MRKLWVMLLVGTLLLSFAAGAWAAPTVEDLSNQVKQLQDALKQALDRIQKLEAQKAAPPPVQPAAQPAAAPPSRWYDKITVSGYTHARYEDRRMTMPAASPPAAFNPDSATRARDEFLIRRMYLNFISKPNDRTTAVVSLRRLGTKDQNIDLEALFVNYVLSDLWSVEFGRVYNRFGWDAFESSSKRLPFDRFPGVEGYGAAGLRGLYCNGPTDQGVYFIRKSAGDWEPTAYFGLVNGNFISPDNNANKTVSLDLKWRRDVVDFGVSYIGGEFTETVGTSPMTTDREMFGFFVHTDPSPWSLQGEWIIGRLFGQEVTGFYGQIARKVGQGTPYIRFEQYNPSKDIFGDLYNAWKFGYAYQMDKNNELTLEYLYAERDTVDVGQFGLQWQFSL from the coding sequence ATGAGAAAGCTGTGGGTCATGCTGCTAGTCGGAACGCTGCTGCTGTCGTTCGCGGCCGGCGCGTGGGCAGCGCCAACGGTCGAGGACCTGAGCAACCAGGTCAAACAGCTCCAGGACGCGCTCAAGCAAGCCCTGGACCGCATCCAGAAGCTCGAGGCCCAGAAGGCGGCCCCGCCGCCAGTACAGCCCGCCGCACAGCCCGCCGCCGCGCCACCGTCACGCTGGTATGACAAGATCACCGTCAGCGGCTACACCCATGCGCGCTACGAGGACCGCCGCATGACCATGCCGGCCGCCTCGCCGCCGGCGGCCTTCAACCCTGACAGCGCCACTCGTGCCCGCGATGAGTTCCTCATCCGCCGCATGTATCTGAACTTCATCTCCAAGCCCAATGACCGCACCACCGCGGTCGTCTCCCTGCGGCGCCTGGGCACCAAGGATCAGAACATTGATCTCGAGGCCCTGTTCGTCAACTACGTGCTCAGCGATCTGTGGAGCGTGGAGTTCGGGCGCGTCTACAACAGGTTCGGCTGGGATGCGTTCGAGAGCAGCTCCAAGCGCTTGCCCTTCGACCGCTTCCCCGGCGTCGAGGGCTACGGCGCCGCCGGCTTGCGCGGCCTGTACTGCAACGGCCCCACCGACCAGGGCGTCTACTTCATCCGCAAGTCCGCGGGCGACTGGGAACCGACCGCGTACTTCGGCCTCGTCAACGGCAACTTCATCAGCCCCGACAACAACGCCAACAAGACTGTCAGCCTCGACCTCAAGTGGCGCCGGGACGTCGTGGACTTCGGGGTCAGCTACATCGGCGGCGAGTTCACCGAGACCGTGGGCACTTCCCCGATGACCACCGACCGCGAGATGTTCGGCTTCTTCGTGCACACCGACCCCAGCCCCTGGAGCCTCCAGGGCGAGTGGATCATCGGGCGCCTGTTCGGCCAGGAAGTCACCGGCTTCTATGGCCAGATCGCCCGCAAGGTCGGCCAGGGCACGCCGTACATCCGGTTCGAGCAGTACAACCCCAGCAAGGACATCTTCGGGGATCTGTACAATGCCTGGAAGTTCGGCTATGCCTACCAGATGGACAAGAACAACGAGCTGACCCTCGAGTACCTGTACGCCGAGCGCGACACCGTGGACGTCGGCCAGTTTGGCCTGCAGTGGCAGTTCAGCCTGTAG